A window of Paremcibacter congregatus contains these coding sequences:
- a CDS encoding IS481 family transposase, which yields MSSYQEKIIKPKLGVLELAKQLGNVSQACKVMGYSRDTFYRYKELYENGGEEALIEISRRKPILKNRVAESVERACIEIAVEFPAYGQQRAANELRKAGILISPGGIRSVWLRNDLETMQKRLKALEAKVAQDGIILTEEQVAALEKQKSKREAHGEIESQHPGYLGSQDTYYVGNIKGVGRIYQQTFIDTYCRVAFARLYTEKTAITAADTLNAVVLPFYEEQNIPLLRILTDRGTEYCGKAENHAYQLYLGIENIDHTRTKANSPQTNGICERFHKTMQDEFYSIAFRKKLYSSLDDLQQDVDEWLKSYNETRPHSGKYCYGKTPMQTLNDAKELVQSKNIGTVQELSDSASQKALAGR from the coding sequence ATGAGCAGTTATCAAGAAAAAATTATCAAACCAAAATTAGGCGTATTGGAGTTGGCGAAGCAGCTTGGCAATGTGAGCCAAGCGTGCAAAGTGATGGGTTACAGCCGTGATACGTTTTACCGCTACAAGGAGTTGTATGAGAATGGCGGCGAAGAGGCGCTGATTGAAATCAGCCGCCGCAAGCCGATCCTCAAGAACCGCGTGGCGGAAAGTGTAGAGCGTGCCTGCATCGAAATTGCCGTTGAATTTCCGGCCTACGGCCAGCAACGCGCGGCCAATGAACTTCGAAAGGCGGGCATCTTGATCTCGCCCGGTGGCATTCGCTCGGTGTGGCTGCGCAACGATCTGGAGACGATGCAAAAACGTCTCAAAGCCCTGGAAGCCAAAGTCGCGCAGGATGGGATTATTTTAACCGAGGAACAGGTTGCTGCGTTAGAAAAGCAAAAATCAAAACGTGAGGCACACGGAGAGATTGAAAGCCAGCACCCGGGCTATCTCGGCTCGCAGGACACTTACTATGTCGGCAATATCAAAGGTGTTGGGCGGATTTACCAGCAAACCTTCATCGACACCTATTGCCGCGTGGCCTTTGCACGGCTCTATACCGAGAAAACAGCCATCACCGCCGCCGATACGCTTAATGCGGTGGTGTTGCCATTTTATGAGGAGCAAAACATTCCGCTGTTGCGCATCCTCACCGACCGTGGCACCGAATATTGCGGGAAGGCCGAAAACCACGCCTATCAGCTTTATCTGGGAATCGAAAATATCGACCACACCAGAACAAAAGCCAATAGCCCGCAAACCAACGGTATCTGTGAGCGGTTCCACAAAACCATGCAGGATGAGTTTTACTCTATTGCCTTCCGCAAAAAGCTTTATTCTTCATTGGATGATTTACAGCAAGACGTGGACGAATGGCTCAAAAGCTATAACGAAACACGGCCTCATTCCGGGAAGTATTGCTACGGTAAAACCCCAATGCAAACCCTGAACGATGCCAAAGAGCTTGTGCAGTCCAAAAATATTGGTACTGTACAGGAATTATCGGACAGCGCGTCCCAAAAAGCGCTGGCTGGCCGATAA
- a CDS encoding DUF3892 domain-containing protein has translation MADRAVTRTGKDEDGDITSLCNPNASWSPRKSGDAIYDIENNVHTYHVPWKSGRTEIRVVNGSTGKYLRTDRDNTNKNNLDDLPDC, from the coding sequence ATGGCTGATAGAGCTGTAACTAGAACAGGGAAAGACGAAGATGGCGATATTACATCTTTGTGTAACCCTAATGCATCATGGTCCCCACGAAAAAGTGGTGACGCAATTTACGATATAGAAAATAACGTCCATACATATCACGTTCCGTGGAAGAGCGGCCGCACAGAAATTCGGGTTGTCAACGGTTCAACAGGCAAATACTTGAGAACCGATAGAGACAATACGAATAAGAACAATCTGGATGATCTTCCTGATTGTTAA
- a CDS encoding helix-turn-helix domain-containing protein, which yields MSLAVKLKELRLRKKQSLQQVADAIGISKTHVYDLEKGNSKNPSVDLLKQYSNHFGVPVNTLIGEDLADNNADPELVRMFRQVGELGPEDKQLLDSMIKTMLDRQKAKE from the coding sequence ATGTCATTAGCTGTGAAATTAAAAGAATTAAGGTTACGAAAGAAACAATCTTTACAACAAGTTGCTGACGCCATTGGAATATCAAAAACTCATGTATATGATCTAGAAAAAGGGAACAGTAAAAATCCATCTGTTGACTTATTAAAGCAATACTCTAATCATTTTGGTGTTCCTGTGAACACACTGATTGGTGAGGATTTAGCTGACAATAATGCAGACCCAGAATTAGTCAGAATGTTCCGCCAAGTTGGTGAGTTGGGTCCAGAAGATAAGCAGTTGTTGGATAGTATGATAAAAACAATGTTGGATCGGCAGAAAGCTAAAGAATGA
- a CDS encoding ImmA/IrrE family metallo-endopeptidase produces MIIIDRMELEDVGGDPVKLAQAVLDQIPDNSFPIPVREIASALNIYEIKEENNISFEGALIAPDNKSEGAIIVRGDRSEQRKRFTIGHELGHYLNPWHKSDNPAGFQCTTANLAAEKSDKNNKLMRMEAEANEFSAELLMPYNKIKQFLNSNSGADIDHIIRLAELFEISKEAMARRYALTNFNDPTAVIFSKNKKIRYVKKHDDFPWLNVKHASPIPHNTISSKKNLIIGKVSAWSTASPSAWVDSKPNILIFEQTLAQANGFQITLLTYEVEGDSDDRDDIDLENSWTPKFARGR; encoded by the coding sequence ATGATAATTATCGATCGCATGGAATTAGAAGACGTTGGGGGTGACCCAGTAAAACTGGCACAAGCTGTCTTAGACCAAATTCCAGATAACTCATTTCCTATTCCAGTCCGTGAAATTGCAAGTGCGTTGAACATCTATGAGATAAAAGAAGAAAACAACATAAGTTTTGAAGGTGCATTAATAGCACCGGACAACAAGTCGGAAGGGGCTATTATTGTTCGAGGAGACCGCTCAGAACAGCGAAAACGATTTACTATTGGGCACGAGCTGGGGCATTACCTCAACCCATGGCATAAATCAGATAACCCAGCGGGATTTCAATGCACTACGGCTAATCTTGCAGCAGAGAAATCAGATAAAAATAATAAGTTGATGAGAATGGAAGCAGAAGCGAATGAGTTTTCTGCTGAATTATTGATGCCATATAATAAAATCAAACAATTTCTAAATTCAAACTCTGGTGCTGATATAGATCACATTATTCGGTTAGCCGAATTATTTGAAATTAGTAAGGAGGCAATGGCAAGAAGATATGCATTAACTAATTTTAATGACCCAACAGCTGTTATTTTCTCAAAAAACAAGAAGATTAGGTACGTAAAAAAACATGATGATTTTCCTTGGTTAAATGTCAAACATGCCTCTCCAATTCCTCATAACACAATCTCTTCCAAAAAAAATTTGATTATAGGAAAGGTATCTGCTTGGTCTACAGCAAGTCCAAGTGCGTGGGTTGACAGCAAGCCAAATATTTTGATCTTTGAACAAACATTAGCGCAAGCGAACGGTTTTCAAATCACCCTTTTAACTTATGAAGTAGAAGGCGATTCAGATGACAGAGATGATATAGATTTAGAGAATAGCTGGACCCCTAAATTTGCAAGAGGTCGATAA
- a CDS encoding conjugal transfer protein TraG, which produces MTPTKILIGQMLITFLVVIGTLWAASQWAAFMLGYQARLGVPWFSIFDYPVYYPWRLFEWWYAFEVYAPAVFYKAGGLAAAGGIMGTFVAIIGSLWRAREQSRVTTYGSARWADKSDIRQAGLLKPKGVFLGQYDGGYLRHDGPEHIMTFAPTRSGKGVGLVIPTLLSWTGSVVVHDLKGENWQLTSGWRSTFSHCLCFNPTDISSVHCNPLMEVRRGLNEVRDVQNIADILVDPEGSLERHNHWEKTSHSLLVGTILHVLYAEEEKTLSRVAEVLSDPAKSFKNTLKDMLITNHLGDYQNPKPHPVVAVTARELLNKSENERSGVLSTALSFLSLYRDPVVKEVTSKSDFTVMDLIKAEKPVSLYLVVPPSDLSRTKPLMRLILNQIGRRLTEKLEAKAGESRQLLLMLDEFPALGRLDFFETSLAFMAGYGIRAFLIAQSLNQISKAYGENNSILDNCHVRVAFATNDERTAKRISDSLGAATELRSQKNYAGHRLSPWLGHVMVSRQETARQLLTPGEVMQLPMDEELVQIAGLPPIRAQKLRYYEDQNFTTRIHPPAATLITEAISENTSDWQDCQADVDARLVTPDDQNNGMARLTSEGSIEHVPILTPEQETPVPSIDIFEVIDPDVDETSLEADKYQLNSFQRAAAFDDEADLPLDLGDGR; this is translated from the coding sequence ATGACCCCGACAAAAATACTTATTGGCCAGATGTTGATCACTTTTCTGGTGGTGATCGGCACGCTTTGGGCAGCAAGCCAATGGGCGGCTTTTATGCTGGGGTATCAGGCGCGGCTCGGTGTGCCGTGGTTCAGTATTTTTGATTATCCTGTTTACTACCCCTGGCGCCTGTTCGAATGGTGGTACGCTTTTGAAGTCTACGCCCCGGCAGTATTTTACAAAGCCGGGGGTCTCGCTGCTGCCGGCGGGATTATGGGAACGTTCGTCGCCATCATTGGATCCCTCTGGCGCGCCCGCGAACAGAGCAGGGTAACGACCTACGGTTCCGCTCGTTGGGCGGATAAGTCAGATATCAGGCAGGCTGGGTTGCTCAAACCCAAAGGCGTGTTCCTTGGACAATATGATGGGGGTTATCTGCGCCATGACGGGCCGGAACATATCATGACCTTCGCACCGACCCGTTCCGGTAAAGGGGTGGGACTTGTGATCCCGACTTTGCTCAGTTGGACGGGCAGTGTGGTGGTTCATGATTTGAAGGGCGAGAACTGGCAACTGACCTCGGGCTGGCGGTCCACATTCTCTCACTGCCTGTGTTTTAACCCCACAGATATTTCCAGTGTTCACTGTAACCCGCTGATGGAAGTCCGGCGTGGCCTGAATGAAGTGCGGGATGTACAGAATATCGCTGACATTCTGGTCGACCCCGAAGGCAGTCTTGAGCGGCATAACCACTGGGAAAAAACAAGTCATTCATTGCTGGTGGGAACCATTCTACATGTGCTCTATGCTGAGGAAGAGAAAACCCTGTCCCGTGTGGCAGAAGTTTTAAGTGATCCCGCCAAGTCTTTCAAAAACACATTGAAGGATATGCTGATCACCAACCATCTCGGCGATTATCAAAACCCCAAGCCTCATCCTGTTGTCGCTGTGACCGCCCGCGAACTTCTCAATAAATCAGAAAACGAACGCAGCGGCGTGTTGAGTACGGCGTTGAGTTTCCTCAGCCTTTACCGCGATCCTGTCGTCAAAGAGGTAACGTCCAAATCTGATTTTACCGTGATGGATTTGATCAAGGCGGAGAAGCCGGTATCGCTCTATCTGGTGGTGCCACCCAGTGACCTCAGTCGTACCAAACCGCTGATGCGCCTGATCCTCAATCAAATCGGTCGTCGCCTGACGGAGAAATTGGAAGCTAAGGCAGGTGAGAGCCGACAACTTCTCCTGATGCTGGACGAATTCCCGGCTTTGGGTCGTCTGGATTTTTTCGAAACCTCATTGGCCTTTATGGCAGGTTACGGTATCCGGGCTTTCCTGATTGCTCAAAGCCTCAATCAAATATCCAAAGCGTATGGTGAGAACAACAGCATTCTGGATAATTGTCATGTGCGTGTTGCCTTTGCCACCAATGATGAGCGCACAGCCAAACGTATCTCTGACAGTTTGGGGGCTGCTACAGAATTGCGTTCCCAGAAAAATTATGCGGGGCACCGTCTGTCGCCGTGGCTCGGTCATGTGATGGTCTCCCGCCAGGAAACGGCCCGGCAGTTGCTGACCCCAGGTGAAGTCATGCAATTGCCCATGGACGAAGAGTTAGTGCAGATCGCAGGTCTGCCGCCAATCCGGGCGCAGAAGCTGCGCTATTATGAGGATCAGAACTTTACCACAAGGATTCACCCGCCTGCGGCAACGCTCATCACAGAAGCTATTTCTGAAAATACTTCCGACTGGCAGGATTGTCAGGCAGATGTAGATGCCCGACTGGTCACGCCAGATGATCAAAATAATGGCATGGCGCGTTTAACCAGCGAAGGATCAATAGAACATGTCCCCATATTGACGCCGGAACAAGAAACCCCAGTACCATCCATTGATATCTTCGAAGTGATTGATCCGGATGTGGATGAGACGAGCCTTGAAGCGGATAAATATCAGCTGAATAGCTTCCAGCGCGCGGCGGCTTTTGATGATGAGGCGGATCTCCCCCTGGATTTGGGAGATGGCCGTTGA
- a CDS encoding CopG family transcriptional regulator, with protein sequence MKPRINVYLEYELLKKVEKFGAKTGLSKSGLVEIAVAQFLSPEGADKREAAIAKRLNQLTRQFGRLERDLAIQLEVTALYIQYYLTITPPIPIRDQKAARATGHERFENFLTHLGKRLSQGPSLSDKVVNDIKVREQDFFSIDLDDQNLEKKDD encoded by the coding sequence TTGAAACCGCGCATCAATGTTTATCTGGAGTATGAGCTTCTTAAAAAAGTTGAAAAGTTCGGCGCTAAAACCGGCCTCAGCAAGTCCGGTCTTGTGGAAATCGCGGTGGCGCAGTTTCTGTCCCCGGAAGGCGCTGATAAAAGAGAGGCAGCCATTGCGAAACGGCTTAATCAACTGACCCGGCAGTTCGGCAGGTTAGAGCGCGATCTGGCCATCCAGCTGGAGGTCACAGCCCTGTATATTCAATATTACCTGACCATAACGCCGCCGATACCGATCCGGGATCAGAAAGCCGCTCGCGCTACGGGCCATGAACGGTTTGAGAATTTCCTCACCCATCTTGGCAAGCGCTTATCGCAGGGCCCAAGCCTCAGTGACAAGGTGGTCAATGACATCAAGGTACGGGAACAGGATTTTTTTTCTATTGATCTGGATGACCAGAATCTGGAGAAGAAGGATGACTGA